One Methylobacterium oryzae DNA window includes the following coding sequences:
- a CDS encoding response regulator transcription factor produces the protein MPNVYRLLICDDDAVLRDTLTEQLDLCDEFTVFTEANATDAIRRVAAERIDLAVMDVGLPDLDGREAVRRMRAAGFRGPVIMLTAQDSEADHVEGLEAGANDYVTKPFKFGILLARIRAHLRSHEASEDAVFQIGPYTFRPGAKLLVGERGSKLKLTEKETAILRFLYRAGRAVVNRDTLLAEVWGYNAQVTTHTLETHIYRLRQKIEPNPATAAILVTEGGGYKLLP, from the coding sequence ATGCCGAATGTCTACCGCCTGCTGATCTGCGACGACGACGCGGTCCTGCGCGATACCCTGACCGAGCAGCTCGATCTCTGCGACGAGTTCACGGTCTTCACCGAGGCCAACGCCACCGACGCGATCCGGCGGGTCGCCGCGGAGCGGATCGACCTCGCCGTCATGGATGTCGGCCTGCCCGACCTCGACGGGCGCGAGGCCGTGCGCCGGATGCGCGCCGCCGGCTTCCGCGGCCCGGTGATCATGCTGACCGCCCAGGATTCCGAGGCGGATCACGTCGAGGGGCTGGAGGCCGGCGCCAACGACTACGTCACCAAGCCGTTCAAGTTCGGCATCCTGCTGGCCCGGATCCGCGCCCACCTGCGCAGCCACGAGGCCTCCGAGGACGCGGTCTTCCAGATCGGCCCGTACACGTTCCGCCCGGGCGCCAAGCTCCTCGTCGGCGAGCGCGGCTCCAAGCTGAAGCTCACCGAGAAGGAGACCGCGATCCTGCGCTTCCTCTACCGGGCGGGCCGGGCCGTGGTGAACCGCGACACCCTGCTGGCCGAGGTCTGGGGCTACAACGCCCAGGTGACCACGCACACGCTGGAGACGCATATCTACCGGCTGCGCCAGAAGATCGAGCCGAACCCCGCCACCGCCGCGATCCTCGTGACCGAGGGCGGCGGATACAAGTTGCTGCCCTGA